In the genome of Schistocerca piceifrons isolate TAMUIC-IGC-003096 chromosome X, iqSchPice1.1, whole genome shotgun sequence, the window AATATAAATTCCAAAAATGGATAAACTATCtatgtcattacattttctttGTAAACCTTTATTTCCGTGACATGTTCCTTTACCGTCATCTGATTTAACCTCCATATTTTCGCTCATATTTCAATCTAACAAAGAAACTGAAAGTTCATTACAACGTAAGTCATCCTTTGTTTACATTCGTGTACGTAGTGGTACGTTTATAACTTAATTTTTGACTGATGGTCATCCAACTTCCGTCGATTCATATCGTACAGCCTCCGTTTCTGGTTGTCCGTAATATATCACAACTTCCACCATCACACGTGCTCCTAAACTAATATACAAATAGAATGTCCCCATTTCCTTTCCtcctgaatgctctgaaaataaaGCATAAATACATCTCGACACGGGTCTCTGGTTTCACGAACAATCTTAGACAACTCGCTGGGACCTGCGCCTTAACAGCTGGACTCTGAAAACATATTTGCACGTCTTTCTCTCCTTTCAACGTAATCATGCCACATACCATGTCTCATGAGGACTTGTTTTCCCTCATGAAATCTATGCCGAATATAATTTCTATGGCAAGCTTATGTACAATGAAGAAATTGCGCTCTAGCTCATGTCCCTGACATGTAAATTCTATTCCAGCCTGTCTGTTTACTCCTGTCTGTTTGCCTACTATTGCCAACTTTTTGCGCGTCCTTGACAGCGCTGGCCAACGTTACCTCTCCTCACGTCTTTCAAAGGCGCCGTAAGAAATGGCAGAGATGTGACCACCACTGTCCAAAATTCTCTTCTATTTCACCTTTTCTACGTTTATCTTTACTTCTGGCTCTAGCTCCTGACTGCACAACACTTCCTTTTTTTCCAACATGATCTATAACATGTCTACACACTTGAGTAAAGTTACACTGTTTGTCGATTCCACTTACACTCTGTACCCGCTTGATATTTCTGTGAGTTCACCTCTTTAATCACTGTTTACTTCTTTCCCGTATTTTCTGCTCTGACATAGATTTTCTATCACCTTTGGTACAAACTGTTTTCCAGTTCCCCTCATCGTACTCAGTTTTGTCTCCAGTGTCTTAAATGTGAATATTGCTTTCCGCCTTGTTCATCTTCTGGCTTCGACtccatcttctttatcctcttcttcctcattttcctcttTCTCTAAATCATGGCTTACCGTAAAAATACTTATTCTTTGATCTCCAtcattatttacaacttgttcCTTTTCATTACTGCCATCGTCTTTATAATATGCATCTCTCGCGTCGTCGTCTTCTCTCCCTTGCTGCTCGTCCTCTGACATATTTATAGTATCTGCTGCAGGTTCTAGATCTGCTCCAAATTGTTCTGTGGAGGTTCTAATGACCGATCTCGCTTCTTACATTTGCCCCTGTGGATTTTGATTTCCGGTGTGACCGCTGACACGAGGATTTGCTGACCTAATCTCCATGATATCCGCTTGTCGCATCATTCGTAAGGTTGGGGCCACATTGGTACAATTTGTGGGTGATTGTTTGATTGGAAATACTTCCCCTCTGTTTGTGGGAAAGGCTGAAACGGGGCACTGATGGCTGGTGTTTTGTTCCTGTTATTTCCTCTGTTATTCAACCATCGTGGCAGTCCACGAAAATTATTGGGACTGCTCCCTTTATTCCCCATCTCCCTCCAGCTTCCCTTCACCTGATCATCTGTGAAGCGAACTCTAGCACCTGCAATACGTTTATTTTTGAATGCTTCTATGCCTCCGCCACACCTGCTGCCCGATATGATAGCGATTTCATATAGCAAAAGCATAGCATTTCGCTCGAACTATATGTTGTGTCGAAGTACTGGTTTTTGTGTTAAGGATTATCAAAGAACTTCATCAGACTCCACTGTCCTGATGATTCTAACTGTTTTGCATCCCAGTTTGTTGCTTGATTCGCTTTTGAGTTCCTTTCATCCAAAACATTGCAGGGAAGGCAACTTCAGACGCCTGATTTGAGGTTCAAGTTTGTGTGATAACACTCAGACTACCGGATCTCCTTCTAAGAGTGCACACAAGAAGTCTAGCTTATACAGCAATGGCCATGACAATGGCATTGACAAACTGAATCGAGCTATCTACGCCTTGGGATGAATTGATTTTCTGTTGTGCATGTATCTTCGTAATTGCTACAGAGAAAGGAAGTTCTTAAAATCAAATGCTTCTTCCTCCTGGTATACATTCTATCAGCTGTCTGCGTTGTCCTGTGTCCTCATGTCCTGATACAGGACCCTGCCCCAACCCGCTTATGATACTGTCACACTTCTTCTACTTTCCGTGGAGACAAACTCGTTCATATGGCGTACACGTGTCCTCATGAGTGGAGTACAATTATTTCGTAGATTTTCAACAGTCTCCATAAGTGAATGTCGCGCATTTTATTCAAGAAAATCATTACCATTACTGTCCCTTCTTTCCTGTGCTCTATTCAAATAGTCCAGTGATAGATTTTCTTCACTTTCCCAGGACGAGACTATATTTGAATTTTGTGAATCCATTCCTCTCCGTGTTTCACGTGAGATTAATTCGTTGTTGCGCAATTTTAACAATACTGTGACTTCACATAATATCGCGGCAATATCAGCATCAACATTATCTAATCTTCTTTCGACTTCTCCCATATGTGTTCGCTGCTCATCCTGAATCCTGTTTACTTTGTCATTCCTGTTCTAGGATTGGaagttgttgtaaatttgtatttaTTCCTTCTTGCACCTTCTCTCTGTCTTCAGCCAACTGTTTAGCTGATCGCGCTATCTTCTTGGCTTCTGCAGCACCACCTTTTGTTTCTGTAGCTTATCTTTTTAAATCGTCTATTTTTTCACCTAAAATAtcctaattttcttttatttctttcctaaCTACCATCATTTCATGTAAGGCTTCTTTTCTCACTGTCTCATTCTTCTTTTCGAATCTTCACAACATCTGCAACAAGTAAAGCCCTGAGTTACTTTGCTCATCTCTTCTACAGGTACTGATGCTCTTTAACTCAACTGAAAATGCATCTGCAGTGGCGAAACTGCTCTGCTGCTCTCTACCTGATAATCTCTGGTCCTTTTAATAGCAACTGAGTGTTGGGAAGTCACAATGGTATCCTCTTTCCCTTTCTGTCATTTACAATTGCACCTTCTGACTCGAAATTCTCCATGTCTTCAATTTGAAACACAGATAGACTCTGAATTATTTGTTCCATGGGAAACGTTATCTGCTTCTCCCCCATATCTGATAGTTCCCTATCTTGATTCCGCTCTACACTTGGCatttgttttcatttaaacaactttcTATCTGCACTCCTCTGTACTTCTGGGCCTTATTGAAACATGCGCACTAACCTACTTCataaacttttttttccaaaacacctcacatacagaaacacaaaatattcaACCCTTCCTAAACAATTCAGACGATGTATGAATAGTGTTATATTGATAAAATATGGAGCAAAATCCACACAAAACcagaaaaaactgaaatatcaaaTACATGGGTATTTTATTCATGCTAACAGATATTCTATATGTAAAACGGATTTACGTCATTAGTAAATTGATTATAAACCAGTCTAATTTTAACTGCTAAATTTTTACTTCTCTCTTTGTTAGAGGAGTAGTAAGTTACGCAAAacgtttaaaaaatatttctgaaaatttataatgcaaggtttttctttccttttttttttaattcctgactGCATCACAGAATATCCAATCACTGTCGTTATCCTGAGATGTGTACGCCAATGTGTACTACTCCATTGTCTACACATTTATACACTGACAGAAGGAAAACTCGCAACACCAAGCGACGTAATTATTTGTACGTTACTCAGTCTGAACGAAGTCGTGAAATACGGCTACGAGGATTTGGTTTCTCCTTTTGCGATAGCGCAGAAAGACGTGACAAGAATTTAGTCACTGAACACTACTGatggcaacggtggtcacgagaaagtacAGTCGCAAGATGACAGGGCtcaagacggccacgtggcactccagagatggaagaccatcgtgtaAGGCATATGGCTCTGATACAGCGTACTGCGTCTGGAGTAGCAATTTgggcagcaattggcaccacagtgacacaacggattTTGCAaagcggttacttcaaggacagttccgacccAGATGCTCTGTAGCGTTCATTCCAATGAACCCAAATCACTGGCATTTACGACTTCggtcgtgtcaagcgagagctcattggaggacatggTGGAGATCAGTTGTTTTttaatgaaagttggttctgcctcggtgccagttgtGGACGTGTGCTGGTTGGACTGTTGGCATTTGAGGGCCTGCAGGTAACCTGTCTGcatcctagacacactggacatacattTGAAGTTATGGCCTGGGGCGCGATTCCttttgacagcaggaacactctcgtgattatccaaCGCACCGCGAATGCAGATTTGTACATCACTGTGCTACTATTCACGAACagaattccaggggatgttttccaacagaataacgctcgtccAAAAACCACTGTTGTAATCGAACATGCTcctcagaatgtcgacatgttgcgttgGCCTGGTGAATCATGTTATGTATCTCCAATCCAGCACACATGGGACGTCATTGTTTGACaagtccagcatcatccacaaccagaattAACCGTCCCTTTACTAACTGAGCAAGTGCAtaaggggcccgcatctcgtggtcgtgcggtagcgttctcgcttcccgcgcccgagtttccgggttcgattcccggcagggtcagggattttctctgcctcgtgatggctgggtgttgtgtgttgtccttaggttagttaggtttaagtagttctaagttcttggggactgatgaccatagctgttaagtcccatagtgcgcagagccatttgaaccatttgaagtgtataAGGAATGGAAATCCAGGCCACAGACAGACCTCCGGCACCTGTATAATACATTTCATGCAAATTTACGTGATTGCATTTaaaattctggcagttacaccggttattaatataccagcatttcacgtttgcaatggcatATCTCGAGCTTACATTCACCTGTGACCTTgcgatgttgatcacttaaatatgttgcccagtaaacgtattcccgaaatttcattactctacattaatttttggtgttgcgactttttttcgtTATCTTATATCCAACCCGTATGTATATGTAGATACCTAATGAAGACTGTTAATTATTAGTTGTTATACAACGATATTTAACTAACGCTAAGTTAAGCCTGCCCTGTTAGCCGAGCGGtcgtctgccttcggcagggcaacagagcggacgcgtacgtgttgacttcgtgcggagAGCGAGCTCaccttgtttacattctgacggccgttgcttaagtgccggcttaccttgtacgatccatggcgaaccgttaccgtaaatcaacactccgatttactttctgcaacgattatgcccgacccaaagcactcgaggtggaacgttttctgcgagaggaagtgaagatcccggcgaccgatattatcggcatacatttgtcaatcgtgagcagcacggtctatgtgaaaatcattaacgatgCGGCGTGAGAACGCATACTatgtgagaccaaacaggggctccgcttctgtcatgctgatggcaatgtgggggaggtaaccgtcgatcacgcaggcttaggtatgcgaacgatacgcatttcgaattgccattcgaacttccagctgaggaagtcgtcgcggcactacgcccatacggcacagtccacggccacactgcggagaagtggacacagtttcggacgtatcctgtcctaaacggggtccgacaggtcaccatagatctccgaagccacgtcccgtcctacttacagatcggcggatgccgtgccataattatatacgatggccagcctcggacctgttccgggtgcggcaaagaaggccaccttagatccgaatgcctacaacggcgtattacgcaacttccagctgccgaaaaaccgcccacgtcgcaacctacagtgctaccggtgacctatgccgctgctctggcttctcctaccactttgcaacgtcgcccggtcaccacaaacgacgccaccaacgagcccgaccagacactgacggagagcgcctcggacgacccgccgcctcggccggccattgacgccgctccgaagatgccgacgcaaccagacgctgaccctgatctcggaaacacgatggagatcgactcgctcatcgttcctacagcggcctttctgccagaacgacgtgactcccttccgtcgtcggacacggagggtcgcacaaggaaacaacgttccccgaaacgtcgcaagcgaagacgtcgcaccgtttccggccaagaggagacgtcacaagtcgaggaggacgtacccgtcgaccagcacgaagcctcagaacccgctactgctgacgaagacgtcatgagcgcggagacatctatcggtgtgcctacgccccgtgctgacgctgaactaaatcatgaacgtctcacaggcgacacgacaccacgcacaattacaacatcttctgaagacaaaatggacgatacaccagtttccgcttccacggcgtggcacgaggaggaggtcacggagcaggagccgttacgggaccctgcgccgtcacggccgcaccactaatcatactctccccagactcccctgcggcccagcgggtcaacgttccgctgcgacgcccacacccttgcgcggacggcggagtggaccagccaccagcaatccgacaccaggcctaccggatagcaaccatcaacaccaacaacatccgttccagggtgaaaatccgccttatgcaggagatgttctgggcttcggatattgatttcgcccttctgcaggaagttcacttggctagtctcccggatattaatggctataccgcccacgcctctgcgagtgatcctatgggccgcggggtggccatctacgtccgccacgggatttctgtgaccgatgtcgccttccttccatcagctcggggcatggcactcactgccatggggacacgcatcattaatgtctacgctccctcaggcaccgaacgacggcatgaaagagcccagttttattccgaggaaatcgctcccctgtttttagggcgttatgaccattgcctactaggaggtgactttaacagcgttctgcatcctaaagatcagattccccactatactacatgccaggagctacgtatagtggtgcgagacctcctacttcacgatacctgggaagtacaacacggcgacctttctggccatacctttcttacaagtcattccgcaagccgactagacaggatatatgtctcacaaactcttagatctgcgatacggggcgccgaacgctggccgctggccttttccgaccattgcgcttacatctgtacggtcctccttccgccgcaatcagtatggcgcagccgtgcgccatggaaactcaatacctcacacttgcatgaccaggcgtgtcgccaacaagtcactgacacgtggacagcctgcgaacgacgccttccccgctaccgctcgacattgacatggtggttggactgcgccaagccggcgatccggaggacactgatgagatacgggaaggacatggccgactggcatcgcaccactgttgacttctattatgcgattctccgagatctgtacgctcaaccgccaaccccggacaaccagttggaacggcaaagaactaaggcgaagataattgcattggcacgccggaaactgcaaggggtcgtgattCGGACGCGaggccacgatcacgcggatttagaaattccatctatgcgtcatatagtgtccgacaaacgacGGCGACGTCgacagatcatcagcactctgaccacgccacATGGCACgtaggtgaccactcagaatgacatcgtccacgcattcgtcgagcactaccgtcgtacttacagTGAAGCAGAgattgaaactgcagcagacgactccattttgcattacgtcacgcgcaccctctcccacacggaggcggatgc includes:
- the LOC124722241 gene encoding uncharacterized protein LOC124722241 yields the protein MAALCGEPLGSATAACLLATLHCCVCDRCPSVNTPIQANACPAVTAANTVSVSVTCGEAAEKPPTSQPTVLPVTYAAALASPTTLQRRPVTTNDATNEPDQTLTESASDDPPPRPAIDAAPKMPTQPDADPDLGNTMEIDSLIVPTAAFLPERRDSLPSSDTEGRTRKQRSPKRRKRRRRTVSGQEETSQVEEDVPVDQHEASEPATADEDVMSAETSIGVPTPRADAELNHERLTGDTTPRTITTSSEDKMDDTPVSASTAWHEEEVTEQEPLRDPAPSRPHH